The Nitrospirota bacterium sequence TTATAACGGCTACTTCTTCCTCAGAGAGAGGAATAGGTTTGTTTCCTCCAACAAATCCTGTTACCCGCGGAGTACTCTTGACGAGATGCCAGGTCTCGTCATCAAGTTCCATTTCAACAAGAATATATCCTGGATAAAATTTCTTGTCGGTTTCTTTCTTTTTACCTCCTCTAAGTTCTATAACACGCTCAGTAGGAATTAGAATTTTTGAAATTTTATCTTTCAGATTCTGTTTCTCTATCTTTTCCTCGATAGTCAGTTTTACTTTTTCTTCGAAACTTGAATAAGTATGAACTACATACCAATTTTTTCCCATTTTCTTACCTTAACGCTATCCCAACCAACTTTGATAGGCCGAAATCAACTATTCCTAAAAATAATGAAATTATCAAAACTGTAATTATTACCACCCATGTTGAACCAATAAGGTCATCCTTTGATGGAAAAACTACTTTTTTAATTTCAATCTTTACCTCTTTAAAAAACTCTTTAACTTTCTTTAACATGGCTTTTCCCTACCATTAGGTGGCAGGCCAGGAGGGATTTGAACCCCCAACCCTCGGATTTGGAGTCCGATGCTCTAGCCGTTAGAGCTACTGGCCTATACCTTTATCTCCTTATGTATAGTATGCCGTCTACAGTGACGGCAATACTTTTTTAATTGAAGTTTATCAGTTGTATTTTTTTTGTTCTTCATGCTTGAATAATTTCTATTTTTAC is a genomic window containing:
- the secE gene encoding preprotein translocase subunit SecE; amino-acid sequence: MLKKVKEFFKEVKIEIKKVVFPSKDDLIGSTWVVIITVLIISLFLGIVDFGLSKLVGIALR
- the nusG gene encoding transcription termination/antitermination protein NusG; protein product: MGKNWYVVHTYSSFEEKVKLTIEEKIEKQNLKDKISKILIPTERVIELRGGKKKETDKKFYPGYILVEMELDDETWHLVKSTPRVTGFVGGNKPIPLSEEEVAVIIQQIEKGPIPQVKTQFQRGESVRIIDGPFTNFVGNVEEVDLEHGRLCVMVSIFGRQTPVELNFFQVEKA
- the rpmG gene encoding 50S ribosomal protein L33; amino-acid sequence: MRDIILFQCTECKNRNYSSMKNKKNTTDKLQLKKYCRHCRRHTIHKEIKV